CCTGGCTGATAGTCTTAACAGTACTCTGATGAGAGAGAAATCCTCCTTGCTTCTTCTTGTGTCCTGTACACTTTGGCTGCTGCCTGCGTTCTCGTCCTTgtgggacacacacacaaaaaaggttcACTTCTGTAGTTTCTCTAATGTTGTAGAAAGAATGACCAGGAAGGCAGAAGGTATTGAGGTGTTACACGTGTGTAGGAAAGCGATGAGAATTCTGAATTGGGCTGTTGTCTTTTCTGTTCGTCATCATGGTGTCAAAATTTCTTGTGAAGTTTAAAAGACGAGCGGCCTGCTGGAAGACTTACCTATCTTTCGAGAGTCAGGCTGTGTGGGGGTGATTGCTATCTGAGGTTGGAACTGTTTTTGGTTTTGAGGGTGAGAAACCATAGAACAATCCTGTGTAATGCTATAAATTCTCGTGTGTCTGAGATGGGCAAGCAACTGTGGTCCAGCTATGCGTATCTTCTCTTCTCTCCAAAGATAACAAGGGAGACTGATAAGCGAACTTTACTTCCtgtctttttccccccttccttcttcctagggaacagagatttggaaaaATGACCCACTGCTATTACAACGAGTCGGTCGAGTTCTTCTACAACAAAAGTgggaaggagctgttccactacTGGAGGTCCAAGGATGTCTTGGTGGTCGTCCTTGGCTTGACTGTCAGCATCATCGTCCTTCTCACCAACTTGTTGGTCATCACCGCCATCTTTATCAACAAGCGCTTCCACTACCCTATCTACTACCTGCTGGGGAATCTGGCCGCTGCTGATCTCTTTGCTGGCATTGCTTATATGTTCCTGATGTTCCACACCGGGCCCAGGACAGCTCAGCTCTCTCTCAATACCTGGTTTATCAGGCAGAGCCTCTTGGACACCAGCCTCACCGCTTCGGTGGTCAACCTCTTGGCCATTGCGGTGGAGAGGCATCAGACTGTGTTCACCATGCAGCTCCACAGCACCATGTCCAATCAGCGGGTGATGATTCTCATCTGCTGCATCTGGATCACAGCTCTGTTGCTGGGCCTTATCCCATCGTACGGCTGGCACTGTCTGTGCAATCTAGACAGTTGTTCCAAGATGGCGCCCCTCTACAGCCGCAGCTATTTGACCTTCTGGGCCCTCTCCAATCTTTTCATCTTTGTGGTCATGGTGGTTGTTTACACTCACATCTTCGTCTATGTGAAGAGGAAGATGGCACGGATGTCCAAGCACACTAGCTTCCACCCACGCTACAAGGAGACGATGATCAACCTCATCAAGACAGTCATCATTATTCTTAGTAAGTAACTGCATCTTCTGGTTTCCTGGCCATGGAAAATGGAGTGTGTGTTATGACACAAAATACTCATTTCCTCTTTTTATAAAAACCCTTCCCATTGGCTAATGGACAGAGGTACCTCttgtgggcaatgttccctctaagctgcagagtcttgtgaacataaattctcctttgtgagctactggtattaaagttgtgagctaaaaaaacaaaaaaagtaaaggtaatcctctgtgcaagcaccagttgtttccgactctggggtgatgtcgcatcatgacgttttcacggcagactttttacggagtgttttgccattgccttccccagtcatctacactttccccccagcaagctgggtcctcattttgacctcagaaggatggaaggttgagtcaaccttaagctgactacctgaacccagcttccaccgggatcaaactcaggttgtaagcagagcttagcactgcagtactgcagctttaccactctgcgccacggggctgttacCTACCATTGTAGGAGATCCATTATCAAATATACCCTACCCTTTTAGCTATGCTATAAAaatctgggatcgaactcaggttgtgagcagatagttcggactgcagtactgcagctgtaccactctgcgccgcggggctctctaagttgtgagctcctggcattaaagttgtgagctactacatgaattattgtgctctggggtcatccttcctgagctaagacaaaaatgtgagagctggaggctaaaaatctgtgagctagctcatgctaactcagc
This region of Heteronotia binoei isolate CCM8104 ecotype False Entrance Well chromosome 13, APGP_CSIRO_Hbin_v1, whole genome shotgun sequence genomic DNA includes:
- the LPAR2 gene encoding lysophosphatidic acid receptor 2, encoding MTKATFREQRFGKMTHCYYNESVEFFYNKSGKELFHYWRSKDVLVVVLGLTVSIIVLLTNLLVITAIFINKRFHYPIYYLLGNLAAADLFAGIAYMFLMFHTGPRTAQLSLNTWFIRQSLLDTSLTASVVNLLAIAVERHQTVFTMQLHSTMSNQRVMILICCIWITALLLGLIPSYGWHCLCNLDSCSKMAPLYSRSYLTFWALSNLFIFVVMVVVYTHIFVYVKRKMARMSKHTSFHPRYKETMINLIKTVIIILSAFVICWTPGQVVLLLDGLGCKSCNVLAVEKYFLLLAEINSVINAIVYSYRDNEMRSTFRKILCFPCYRPPKYSPASVKSSNTEHRILPQNGHLTMDSSL